The window GACCCGCCGCTCGACGTCCCGCCTGACCGCCGCGGAAGAACCGGCCGACGGCCGCCGCTTGGCCAGGACCAACCCGATGGGGATGCCGAGGGCCAGGCCCAGGGCGACCAGACCGAGGATGACGAAAACCGGAGCCGGCCAAACGGCCGGCGGGGTGGGGGCATTCATCGTTGCGGATGTCTCCTCACGACTCGGTGATTCAGGCCCCGGCCGGTGCGCCTGGGTTTCCGAGTCATTCTCCCCACCCGTCGTTTTTTCCTTTTCTGGCCAAGGCCGGTCGGTCACCCGGGAGGGCATGGGAAGAGCCCGGGGAACCTCCCCGGGCTCAATTCACGCCTGAATCGACCAACGCTGTTCCCGTCACGACGGGGGCCGGCGTCGCCGGCCCCGGTCGGTCACTGACCGACGGGAACGATGGAAACCAGCTTCCGCTCGCCGGCCCGGTCGAAGGAAACGGTCCCGTCGACCAGGGCGAAGAGGGTATCGTCGCGGCCCATCCCGACGTTCTTGCCGGGGTGGAACCGCGAACCCCGCTGGCGGATGATGATGCTGCCGGCGGTGACGACCTGACCGTCGTGGCTCTTGATGCCGAGCCGCTGAGCGTTGCTGTCGCGACCGTTGCGGGAGCTACCCATGCCCTTCTTGTGGGCAAAAAGCTGCAGGTTGATCCGGTTGATCATCTTCGAAGCACCTCCTGAGCAAACGTCCCTAATGCCTAATGCCTTCGACGCTATCAATGCAACAGTCTGATTATAAATCCATCAGGGCGGGTCGACAATCGTGAGATTCCTGGGATACTCGCGGGCGATGTCTTTCAGGGCGACGACCATCGTCTCCAGGATGGCCTCACTCTGCAGCCGCTGATCGACCCCGAAGGGCCGCGTCGAGAGCCGCTGCAGGCTGAGCCAACCGTCCCTGACGGCGGTCGACGGGGTTAGCCCGACGACCCGCTCAAGGCCCATGACCGCGCCCTGGCTGATGGCCGAAACCGCGGCGCAGATGATGTCGCGGCCTTTCTCGTCATATTCCGAGTGGCCCTCGATGTCGAAGGCGTTGATCTGCCCTTCGCGGCGGATGACCCGGACGGTGATCAAGCCAAGATCACTCTTTGCTCTCTTCGGCTCCCTTGGCCGCCTTGGTCGTGGCCCTGGGGGCCCGCTTTTTCTTCTCGGCCGGAGCCTTCTCGATCGCCGAACCCTCGTCGGCGATCTCCATCGACGCCTTCGCCGCCTTGGTCGCACCGAGCTCGATCTTCTCGACCTTGACTTCGGTGTACGGCTGGCGATGCCCATAGCGGCGCCGGTAGTTGGCCTTGGACTTGTACTTGAAGACGAGGATCTTGTCGGCCTTGCCGTGCTCGAGGACCTTGGCGACGACATGCGCGCCCGGGATGACCGGGGTGCCGAAGATGGTCTCGCCGTCGTCCTTGGCGATCACGAGGACCTGGTCGAGGTCGATGGTCGAACCGACCTCACCCTCAGTCTTCTCGATCTTGATCTTGTCGCCCTCGGCGACTCGGTACTGTTTGCCGCCGGTCTTGACGATCGCGTACATGGAAAAACCCCCTGGGTTCCAGACTCGCCGAAGGCCGGGTACGGCGGCCGCGTGGCCCGCGCCGATTTTTGCACCCTCTTCGTGCGGTTGTCACCGGCTCAATCCGGGGCTAAACGTCTTGAAAGCCGGTTACGGACCTTAATTTTAGCATGAATTCAGGCGTGGCGTCAAACGACCGAAATCACTCAAGAAATAGGAAGCGACTAAGGTAGGCCCGGCTCACAGATTCAGACGTGTCAACCGGGGGACCGGCGGAGGATGGCGAAAATCATCGGATGGCCTGAAGGTTCGTCGGGCAGGAAATCGACTTTCAGCGTCAAAACTTTTCAACGATTGAGCATGAATTCACTCACATGAGGTGAGCCCGTGGTGCCACCCAGGGCGGTCCCGACCCTCCGGTCAGCCTCCGTCATCGCCGATGCCTGGGCGGGTCTGGCTCTGGGGCCGGGCTTGATCATCGCCCTTTGGCTGGTCTCCGGCTCTGTCCGCCTGGCCATCCTCTGGTTGCTCGGCTTGACCGTGGGCTTCGCCGTTCAGAGGTCCCGCCTCTGTTTCCTCGGGGCCGTCCAGGACGCGCTTCTCTTCGGGCTCAGGAACCTGGCCCTGGCGGTGATTATCCTGTTGTGGCTGACCGGCGCCGGTTTCGCCGTCGTCCAGATCCTCAATGGGGGGACGCCTCCGCCAGGGAATGTACACCCGGTCGGCCTGCGGACCGTCGTCGGCGGCGTGCTCTTCGGCCTTGGAATGGTCCTGTCGGGCGGGTGCGTCTTGACCACCCTGGTCCGCCTCGGCGAAGGTGGTCGCGCCGCCGTCTTCGTGCTCGCCGGTCTGGTGATCGGCGGTCCCGTCGGGAAGAACCTGGCGAGATTGTGGGTGGCCTGCAGCGGGCCGGGGCGGGCCGTACACCTGCCGGCAACCCTCGGCTGGCCGCTCGCTCTGGCCATCGAGTGGGCCGTTCTCGGGATCCTCTGGTGGTGCCTCAGAAAGGCCGGGCACTGCTCGAAGGAGGGGGACCATGTCGGAATACCGGATTGACGCTGTCGGTGACGTCTGCCCGGTTCCGCTTCTTAAGGTGCAGAGAGCGGCGCTGAAGCTGGCTCCCGGTGACCTTCTTGTGGTCGAGGTGGGCCAGCCGCGAACGGTTCGTAACGTTGTTGAATGGGCCGGCAAGAACGGATTCTCGGCCGAGATCAGGGAGAGTGCCCCCGGCGTGTGGCAGCTGGACCTGCGAGCAGCCGGCGGAGGGCGTTCTCTCGGCGGCATCAGGGCCACCGGATGAAGGGGATACCCTGCCTTCGTGAGTGGAGCTACACGGCGGGCATTCTGGTCTTGACCGCCGCCGAGGTAGTCTTCCTCTTGATCTTCGGGTCGGCCATCGGCCTGACCGCGGCTCTGGCGGGGATCAGTCCTTCCTGGACATTGAGGGTGGCCGCCGGGCTCTCCCCTTTGCCCCGGGCTTTGGCCGGTCAGGCCGGGCTCCTGTTGGACCTGAGCATCGTCGTCGGAGCCTTCATCGCCGCCAAGTGGGCCGGCGAGTTGGCCTTTCGACAGCCGGTGGGCCGGCCGGGCCTCCTGATCAAAGCCTTGCTGGGGGGGGCGCTGATGGGAATAGGGGCCCGACTGGCCCCCGGCTGCAACATCGGCGGGGTCGTCGGCGGCATCGCTTCGCACTCCCTGCAGGGCTGGGTGGAGGGGTTTTCCATGGTGGCCGGGATCTACCTCGGAACCAGGCTGTTCATTCGTCGCGGGAATCAGCAGTAGCCCGCTCGTCGAAAGAAGTTGATCAGTTGCTTGACCGGTTGGCGGTGCTCTCTTTCGGTTCGGTAGACCAGATGAATGTCGAGTTCGAGGTCAAGGCCCTCGATGGTGAGGGCCTTTAGCAGTCCCCGCCTGACCTCGCGCTGCACCGCCAGGACCGGAAGGATGGCCATTCCGAAGCCCGACTCGAGGGCCGACTTGATGGCATCGGTCGTCCCCATCTCGGCGATGACCCTGAGACGGCTGAAATCGACCCCGACCCGGCCCAGGCAGACCTCGACGGCCTCACGCAGACCGGAGCCCTGTTCGGGGGCAAGGATGTCCTGACCGGCCAAGTCCCCCGGGGTAATCGACTCCCTCCCCGACCAGGAACCCGGGCCGGTCACGGCCACCAGTCTCTCGGCCTGCATCGGCACGGAAGCCAGGCCTCCCAGGGTAATTGGCCCCTCGACCACGCCCAAGTCCAAGGTCCCTTCGATCACCTTCTGTTGCACCGCCAGGGCCGACTTGATCTCGAGCTTGAGAGTATAGGCCGGGTACTTCTGTTTGAAGGTCCAAAGAGTGCACGGCAAGGCGTAATTGCCCACGGTAGGGCTGGCTCCGATGACGACCTCGGTGTCCACCTCGAGCGCGTTCACCTCGCGCTCCATGGTCTGCACGAGGTCGCCTATTTTTTCGGCATAGCGGCAGACGATTTGCCCGGCC of the Bacillota bacterium genome contains:
- a CDS encoding YeeE/YedE thiosulfate transporter family protein, encoding MKGIPCLREWSYTAGILVLTAAEVVFLLIFGSAIGLTAALAGISPSWTLRVAAGLSPLPRALAGQAGLLLDLSIVVGAFIAAKWAGELAFRQPVGRPGLLIKALLGGALMGIGARLAPGCNIGGVVGGIASHSLQGWVEGFSMVAGIYLGTRLFIRRGNQQ
- a CDS encoding LysR family transcriptional regulator, which codes for MQFEQMSAFVTVAKVKSFSRAARLLHLSQPAVSTLVASIERRLGVRLFDRFSHGVELTPAGQIVCRYAEKIGDLVQTMEREVNALEVDTEVVIGASPTVGNYALPCTLWTFKQKYPAYTLKLEIKSALAVQQKVIEGTLDLGVVEGPITLGGLASVPMQAERLVAVTGPGSWSGRESITPGDLAGQDILAPEQGSGLREAVEVCLGRVGVDFSRLRVIAEMGTTDAIKSALESGFGMAILPVLAVQREVRRGLLKALTIEGLDLELDIHLVYRTEREHRQPVKQLINFFRRAGYC
- a CDS encoding ribosomal-processing cysteine protease Prp, producing the protein MITVRVIRREGQINAFDIEGHSEYDEKGRDIICAAVSAISQGAVMGLERVVGLTPSTAVRDGWLSLQRLSTRPFGVDQRLQSEAILETMVVALKDIAREYPRNLTIVDPP
- the rpmA gene encoding 50S ribosomal protein L27, whose amino-acid sequence is MNRINLQLFAHKKGMGSSRNGRDSNAQRLGIKSHDGQVVTAGSIIIRQRGSRFHPGKNVGMGRDDTLFALVDGTVSFDRAGERKLVSIVPVGQ
- a CDS encoding sulfurtransferase TusA family protein is translated as MSEYRIDAVGDVCPVPLLKVQRAALKLAPGDLLVVEVGQPRTVRNVVEWAGKNGFSAEIRESAPGVWQLDLRAAGGGRSLGGIRATG
- a CDS encoding YeeE/YedE thiosulfate transporter family protein yields the protein MPPRAVPTLRSASVIADAWAGLALGPGLIIALWLVSGSVRLAILWLLGLTVGFAVQRSRLCFLGAVQDALLFGLRNLALAVIILLWLTGAGFAVVQILNGGTPPPGNVHPVGLRTVVGGVLFGLGMVLSGGCVLTTLVRLGEGGRAAVFVLAGLVIGGPVGKNLARLWVACSGPGRAVHLPATLGWPLALAIEWAVLGILWWCLRKAGHCSKEGDHVGIPD